One window of Hujiaoplasma nucleasis genomic DNA carries:
- a CDS encoding ISL3 family transposase — protein MHKHYINKLLDLKDEDIIIKGISIERGTKYIKLELPIREYVCPHCGCLTKRVHDYRVRKIKHQYELGYKVILLYKRRRYLCKDCHKRFPEDNQFVRKYHKISNYTKQLIIKEYGFKQSISDVGRHLNISFHTVMRHIKTHVRPRRQTLPEVLSIDEFKNLSHGYGKYAFLMTDPVNKKLIDVSPNRRKHNLEYYLSHIDKEERDRVQYIISDLWDPYRQLVHKYFPKAKLIADKYHFIRQMYWAVQDVRLRVMKKYKKGSYEYHCLKKYWKHILAYTYNLSTKHFKDYKLGYHITAREIIDKVRHFDQDMKKAIDLKDSFYEMMHSTSNQEARDVINQFIDNLYQTKLPEFKIVARTYKNWKEEIINSFITYDKKQLTNGFIEGLNNKIKVIKRIAFGYRNFDHFRLRIFALTHNDCPITSL, from the coding sequence ATGCATAAACATTATATCAATAAATTATTAGATTTAAAAGATGAAGATATTATTATTAAAGGTATTTCTATAGAAAGAGGGACTAAGTACATTAAATTAGAACTTCCTATTAGAGAATATGTCTGTCCTCATTGTGGGTGTTTAACTAAGCGAGTTCATGATTATAGGGTAAGAAAGATCAAACATCAATATGAACTTGGGTATAAAGTCATACTTCTTTACAAGAGACGTAGATACTTATGTAAAGACTGTCACAAAAGATTTCCTGAAGATAATCAGTTTGTCAGAAAATATCATAAGATAAGTAATTATACTAAACAATTAATCATTAAAGAATATGGATTTAAACAATCAATTAGTGATGTTGGTAGACATTTAAATATATCCTTTCATACAGTGATGAGACACATTAAAACTCATGTTAGACCTAGAAGACAAACCTTACCTGAAGTCTTAAGTATAGATGAGTTTAAGAACTTATCACATGGTTATGGTAAATATGCCTTCTTAATGACTGATCCAGTCAATAAAAAGTTGATTGATGTTTCCCCTAATAGAAGAAAACATAATTTAGAGTATTATTTGTCCCATATAGATAAAGAAGAGCGAGATAGGGTTCAATACATCATATCAGACTTATGGGACCCTTATAGACAATTGGTTCATAAATACTTCCCTAAAGCTAAATTAATCGCTGATAAATATCATTTCATTAGACAGATGTATTGGGCTGTTCAAGATGTGAGATTAAGAGTGATGAAGAAATATAAGAAAGGTTCTTATGAATATCATTGTCTGAAGAAATATTGGAAACATATACTGGCTTATACTTACAATCTTTCAACCAAGCATTTTAAAGATTATAAGCTTGGTTATCACATTACAGCTAGAGAGATTATTGATAAAGTAAGACACTTTGATCAAGACATGAAAAAAGCCATCGATTTAAAAGATTCATTCTATGAAATGATGCATTCAACATCTAACCAAGAAGCTAGAGATGTAATAAATCAATTTATTGATAACTTATATCAAACTAAATTACCTGAATTTAAAATAGTGGCTAGAACTTATAAAAACTGGAAAGAAGAGATTATTAACTCATTTATTACCTATGATAAGAAACAATTAACTAATGGGTTTATTGAGGGTTTAAACAACAAAATAAAAGTGATTAAACGTATAGCCTTTGGTTATAGAAACTTTGATCACTTTAGATTAAGAATATTTGCATTAACTCATAATGATTGTCCTATTACTTCACTTTAA
- the tnpC gene encoding IS66 family transposase, with translation MDKFKEKSYDELLSLVTSLQKEIKELSSEYEKLENENQQLKLVIAMKNARTFKPKSESIDKEEINLFNFNEIEANASTSLNEETRALETKKPRKAKAKNHEGIDFESMVSETVIHEDHKCDHETKLISEDITYKAEVKMDIRIIKHIFKTRKCDTCSKVNTQIRDFPFSHSIATPSLVSYIANEKFFMGTPLYRQENAFLNAGFPISRVNLSNYLMKAAALIKPFYVYLKHLLIHNKTSVIHADETTLKVINVGHKAKRDKSYVWMYASSIYDAPIYIYEYRYSRSGAWPRDFLKDYKGYLVVDDYAGYNHIPNVTLQKCFVHAKRKFVDIYKANKDPKLLEIIDLADKIFKAERGFRDNKLSPKDIHHRRNQKSYHKLLDGYFNHLKQTHYSPNSVTGKAVAYSLKLERELKTYLKSGHIPIDNNLAERGVKPFVINRKNFLFSNTEKGARASTILMSIITTAKTNGLDTYKYLAYLMDELYKLDLYQSQLTIEQLEKMNHLLPWKDEIKSMFKVKEVAR, from the coding sequence ATGGATAAATTCAAAGAAAAATCATATGATGAACTATTAAGTTTAGTAACATCTTTACAAAAAGAAATTAAGGAATTAAGTTCTGAATATGAAAAGTTAGAGAATGAAAACCAACAACTTAAACTCGTCATCGCAATGAAAAACGCAAGAACCTTTAAACCTAAAAGCGAATCCATTGATAAAGAGGAGATAAACCTCTTTAACTTTAATGAAATAGAAGCTAATGCATCGACTTCGCTTAATGAAGAAACAAGAGCTTTAGAGACTAAAAAACCTAGAAAAGCAAAAGCTAAAAATCATGAAGGTATTGATTTCGAATCAATGGTCAGTGAAACAGTTATTCATGAAGATCATAAGTGTGATCATGAAACAAAACTTATTAGCGAAGACATCACTTATAAAGCTGAAGTCAAAATGGATATAAGAATCATTAAACATATCTTTAAAACAAGAAAGTGTGATACATGTAGTAAAGTCAATACGCAAATAAGAGACTTTCCTTTTAGTCATTCGATCGCCACGCCTTCACTTGTATCATATATAGCCAATGAAAAGTTTTTTATGGGCACACCGCTTTACAGACAAGAAAATGCTTTTTTAAATGCAGGGTTTCCAATATCAAGAGTAAACTTATCAAATTACTTAATGAAAGCGGCAGCTTTAATTAAGCCTTTTTATGTGTATTTAAAGCATTTACTTATTCATAATAAAACATCAGTGATTCACGCAGATGAGACAACCTTGAAAGTGATCAATGTCGGTCATAAAGCCAAGCGCGATAAATCATATGTTTGGATGTATGCATCTTCTATATATGATGCGCCTATATATATTTATGAATACCGGTATTCTAGGTCAGGTGCTTGGCCAAGAGACTTCCTAAAAGACTATAAGGGTTATTTAGTCGTTGATGATTATGCTGGGTATAATCACATACCCAATGTCACACTTCAAAAGTGTTTCGTTCATGCCAAGAGAAAGTTTGTCGATATTTATAAAGCAAACAAAGATCCTAAGCTTTTAGAAATTATCGATTTAGCGGATAAAATCTTTAAAGCTGAGAGAGGATTCAGGGATAATAAATTATCTCCAAAAGACATACATCATAGAAGAAACCAAAAAAGCTATCATAAATTATTAGATGGGTATTTTAACCATCTTAAACAGACACATTATTCACCCAACTCTGTGACAGGTAAAGCAGTCGCTTACTCTTTAAAACTAGAACGTGAACTAAAGACTTATTTGAAAAGCGGTCATATTCCAATAGATAATAATTTAGCTGAAAGAGGTGTTAAACCCTTCGTTATAAATAGAAAGAACTTCTTATTCTCTAACACTGAAAAAGGGGCTAGGGCTTCAACGATATTAATGAGTATAATTACAACAGCTAAAACGAATGGCTTAGATACTTATAAGTATCTAGCATATTTAATGGATGAACTATATAAATTAGATCTATATCAAAGTCAATTAACGATCGAACAGTTAGAAAAGATGAACCATTTATTACCTTGGAAAGATGAAATCAAATCAATGTTTAAAGTCAAAGAGGTCGCTAGATAA
- the tnpB gene encoding IS66 family insertion sequence element accessory protein TnpB (TnpB, as the term is used for proteins encoded by IS66 family insertion elements, is considered an accessory protein, since TnpC, encoded by a neighboring gene, is a DDE family transposase.) — MIDLTKVEHIYLVTGYTDMRKQIDGLTSIISVNYQKLDLRINRIFIFCSRDRTKIKILEVDQTGVWVYYKRTHGEKFIWPKDDKVILVEERQLKWLLDGLSPIQKRAHKTRYYDY; from the coding sequence ATGATTGATTTAACAAAGGTTGAGCATATCTACTTAGTCACTGGTTATACAGATATGAGAAAGCAAATTGATGGTTTAACATCTATTATTTCTGTGAATTATCAAAAACTAGATCTAAGAATTAATCGTATCTTTATATTTTGTTCTAGGGATAGAACCAAAATAAAGATATTAGAAGTTGATCAAACTGGTGTATGGGTTTACTATAAGAGAACCCATGGTGAAAAGTTTATATGGCCAAAAGATGATAAAGTAATCTTGGTTGAAGAAAGACAATTAAAATGGTTGTTAGACGGTTTATCCCCTATCCAAAAAAGAGCACATAAAACAAGATATTATGATTATTGA
- a CDS encoding restriction endonuclease → MKLFNFEYEFPNTIEEIDRFTGKEFEVFLFEFFKVLEYHPRMTDDTNDKGIDLTIKLPSLDGSKAVGIQAKRWKGKVGPTEIRTMLDGKNHYNLDQVWIITTSDLTPAAITTAKNNDIQILNRENVIEFLEETKKHNVKFRKAKLSKKEIKQTDSNVDNFPSEIIEGFKKLRSEISKTYKLYPVYTVFNNKMMYELINEMPKNIEELSNITGFGKKRVHTFGKEVLEYINKLSKETYFEENDSLLYEILISERSKIAKYNNLSEEDVYTDKVAKYIVRMKPQDKTTLEKVFGFRKENIDIFGDYLIKKIKAFIENNT, encoded by the coding sequence ATGAAGTTATTCAATTTTGAATACGAATTTCCAAATACAATTGAAGAAATTGATAGATTTACAGGTAAAGAATTTGAAGTATTTCTTTTTGAATTTTTTAAAGTTTTAGAATATCATCCAAGAATGACAGATGATACTAATGACAAAGGTATTGATTTAACTATTAAGTTACCATCATTAGATGGATCGAAAGCTGTTGGTATACAAGCAAAGAGATGGAAAGGCAAAGTTGGGCCAACTGAGATTAGAACAATGCTTGATGGAAAGAATCATTATAACTTAGATCAAGTTTGGATAATCACTACCAGTGATTTAACTCCAGCTGCAATTACAACTGCAAAAAATAATGATATTCAAATATTAAACAGAGAAAATGTTATTGAATTTTTAGAGGAAACCAAGAAACACAATGTAAAATTTAGAAAAGCTAAATTATCTAAGAAAGAAATTAAGCAAACTGATTCTAATGTCGATAATTTTCCTAGTGAAATCATTGAAGGATTTAAAAAACTTAGAAGTGAAATAAGTAAGACATATAAATTATATCCAGTTTATACAGTATTCAATAATAAAATGATGTATGAACTAATAAATGAAATGCCTAAAAATATAGAAGAATTGTCTAATATCACAGGTTTTGGAAAAAAGCGAGTGCATACTTTTGGTAAAGAAGTTTTAGAATATATAAACAAATTATCTAAAGAAACGTACTTTGAAGAAAATGATTCTTTATTATATGAAATCTTAATTTCTGAGAGAAGCAAAATTGCTAAATACAATAATTTAAGTGAAGAAGATGTATATACAGATAAAGTTGCTAAGTATATAGTTCGAATGAAACCTCAAGATAAGACTACTCTAGAAAAAGTATTTGGATTTAGAAAAGAAAATATTGATATATTTGGTGATTACCTGATAAAGAAAATTAAAGCTTTTATTGAAAATAACACTTAA